From Aedes albopictus strain Foshan chromosome 1, AalbF5, whole genome shotgun sequence, one genomic window encodes:
- the LOC115259568 gene encoding sodium-coupled monocarboxylate transporter 1 isoform X2, with product MLQRQLEEPTTVSNLWNYLAFVVFVVVSALIPIRKRLCSRRVKTKEDYVFGAGHISMLAMMLSIARGTLGVISVLGYPSEFFYRGTAMWETLYGMMTAYPIVCFVFIPVYFDLGITSVYQYLELRFNSRLVRCLASGTYILRTLLSLGVTIYTPTVALNTIIGVPYWASLLCITCISIFFNALGGMKAAVAADVIQSLSMTAMLVGIVIYCCVKSGGVDQVVAIGAQAGRMNFFNFAADLHLRVTTTSAWLGELFMSLSLLGCQQNFVQRYLSMPTLRKIRQTMLVNIPLVAVLFSLPWLVGMGIFALYHTCDPLKAGNIEKMDQILPYFIMDYFSKVPGVWGLFVGTLFNGALTLNISNINSLATVTWEDFLSLLPGFRKKADSYQLTVIKLVGTIYAILILGVGFLVGLLSGVIESSVLVLSATSGPLLGVFILAMFVPFANWKGAALGMLVSHGVTVWIVTGRMMYVEVYDSLLSTSIEGCVSDAPFLTNSTSYIVVDQMSRIMPMAVQGDSFLYRIYSVSYMYYGVFGTILTVAVGLVFSLATWSSVDAYNTKMLHPAVRWLHERSPFGGKRFGSFDVNKGDKLPPAAKVVVVSNLTVKDSGKS from the exons ATGCTG CAACGGCAGCTGGAGGAGCCGACCACCGTGAGCAACCTATGGAACTACCTGGCGTTTGTGGTGTTCGTAGTGGTGTCCGCTCTAATACCGATCCGCAAGCGATTATGCAGCCGCAGGGTCAAAACAAAGGAGGACTATGTCTTCGGCGCCGGTCACATTTCGATGCTAGCGATGATGCTGTCGATTGCTCGGGGTACCCTCGGAGTTATCTCGGTACTCGGTTACCCGAGCGAGTTCTTCTACCGGGGGACGGCCATGTGGGAAACACTGTACGGAATGATGACCGCCTATCCGATCGTATGCTTCGTGTTCATTCCGGTGTACTTCGACCTGGGAATCACTTCGGTGTATCAGTATCTGGAGTTGAG ATTCAACAGCCGTCTGGTGCGTTGCCTCGCCTCCGGGACGTACATCCTCCGTACACTTCTCAGTCTAGGGGTCACCATCTACACCCCAACGGTAGCCTTGAACACCATCATCGGAGTGCCGTACTGGGCATCGCTCCTCTGTATCACCTGCATCAGTATATTCTTCAATGCGCTTGGAGGCATGAAGGCAGCCGTGGCCGCCGACGTCATCCAGAGTCTCAGCATGACGGCCATGCTGGTCGGAATCGTTATCTATTGTTGCGTCAAGAGCGGCGGAGTGGACCAGGTAGTTGCAATCGGAGCCCAGGCAGGACGCATgaacttcttcaactttgcagccGACCTGCACCTCCGGGTGACGACCACTTCGGCTTGGCTTGGCGAATTGTTCATGTCGCTTAGTTTGTTGGGATGCCAACAGAACTTCGTTCAGCGATACCTCAGCATGCCGACTCTGCGCAAAATCCGACAGACCATGCTCGTCAATATTCCTCTGGTAGCGGTACTGTTTTCGCTTCCTTGGCTCGTGGGAATGGGAATCTTTGCTTTATATCACACTTGCGATCCTCTTAAAGCCGGCAACATCGAAAAAATGGATCAAATTCTACCCTACTTCATAATGGACTACTTTTCCAAAGTTCCAGGGGTATGGGGACTCTTCGTTGGAACGCTCTTCAACGGGGCTCTCACTCTAAACATCTCGAACATCAATTCCCTCGCAACGGTCACCTGGGAAGATTTTCTCTCACTTCTTCCAGGTTTCCGGAAAAAGGCCGACAGCTATCAACTGACAGTGATCAAACTTGTTGGCACCATCTATGCCATCCTCATTCTTGGCGTAGGATTTCTCGTCGGACTTCTCTCCGGAGTCATCGAATCTTCAGTTCTTGTCCTATCGGCAACCTCGGGACCTCTTCTAGGTGTCTTCATTCTCGCAATGTTCGTGCCATTTGCCAACTGGAAAGGAGCAGCTCTCGGGATGCTGGTTTCCCATGGTGTGACCGTGTGGATCGTTACCGGTCGTATGATGTACGTAGAAGTGTACGATTCGCTGCTATCGACCTCGATCGAAGGCTGCGTCAGTGATGCCCCGTTTCTAACCAACAGTACCTCGTACATCGTAGTGGACCAGATGAGTAGGATAATGCCCATGGCCGTCCAAGGTGACTCGTTCCTATACCGGATCTACTCCGTGTCGTACATGTACTACGGAGTGTTCGGAACCATCCTGACGGTAGCCGTGGGTTTAGTGTTTAGTTTAGCCACGTGGAGCAGTGTCGATGCGTACAATACGAAGATGTTGCATCCGGCAGTGCGGTGGCTTCATGAACGATCGCCTTTCGGGGGCAAACGGTTCGGGTCATTCGACGTGAACAAGGGTGATAAACTGCCGCCAGCAGCTAAGGTAGTGGTCGTGAGTAATCTGACGGTTAAGGACTCCGGGAAGAGTTGA
- the LOC115259568 gene encoding sodium-coupled monocarboxylate transporter 1 isoform X1, producing MFDNGYSGFQFCGIFVQRQLEEPTTVSNLWNYLAFVVFVVVSALIPIRKRLCSRRVKTKEDYVFGAGHISMLAMMLSIARGTLGVISVLGYPSEFFYRGTAMWETLYGMMTAYPIVCFVFIPVYFDLGITSVYQYLELRFNSRLVRCLASGTYILRTLLSLGVTIYTPTVALNTIIGVPYWASLLCITCISIFFNALGGMKAAVAADVIQSLSMTAMLVGIVIYCCVKSGGVDQVVAIGAQAGRMNFFNFAADLHLRVTTTSAWLGELFMSLSLLGCQQNFVQRYLSMPTLRKIRQTMLVNIPLVAVLFSLPWLVGMGIFALYHTCDPLKAGNIEKMDQILPYFIMDYFSKVPGVWGLFVGTLFNGALTLNISNINSLATVTWEDFLSLLPGFRKKADSYQLTVIKLVGTIYAILILGVGFLVGLLSGVIESSVLVLSATSGPLLGVFILAMFVPFANWKGAALGMLVSHGVTVWIVTGRMMYVEVYDSLLSTSIEGCVSDAPFLTNSTSYIVVDQMSRIMPMAVQGDSFLYRIYSVSYMYYGVFGTILTVAVGLVFSLATWSSVDAYNTKMLHPAVRWLHERSPFGGKRFGSFDVNKGDKLPPAAKVVVVSNLTVKDSGKS from the exons CAACGGCAGCTGGAGGAGCCGACCACCGTGAGCAACCTATGGAACTACCTGGCGTTTGTGGTGTTCGTAGTGGTGTCCGCTCTAATACCGATCCGCAAGCGATTATGCAGCCGCAGGGTCAAAACAAAGGAGGACTATGTCTTCGGCGCCGGTCACATTTCGATGCTAGCGATGATGCTGTCGATTGCTCGGGGTACCCTCGGAGTTATCTCGGTACTCGGTTACCCGAGCGAGTTCTTCTACCGGGGGACGGCCATGTGGGAAACACTGTACGGAATGATGACCGCCTATCCGATCGTATGCTTCGTGTTCATTCCGGTGTACTTCGACCTGGGAATCACTTCGGTGTATCAGTATCTGGAGTTGAG ATTCAACAGCCGTCTGGTGCGTTGCCTCGCCTCCGGGACGTACATCCTCCGTACACTTCTCAGTCTAGGGGTCACCATCTACACCCCAACGGTAGCCTTGAACACCATCATCGGAGTGCCGTACTGGGCATCGCTCCTCTGTATCACCTGCATCAGTATATTCTTCAATGCGCTTGGAGGCATGAAGGCAGCCGTGGCCGCCGACGTCATCCAGAGTCTCAGCATGACGGCCATGCTGGTCGGAATCGTTATCTATTGTTGCGTCAAGAGCGGCGGAGTGGACCAGGTAGTTGCAATCGGAGCCCAGGCAGGACGCATgaacttcttcaactttgcagccGACCTGCACCTCCGGGTGACGACCACTTCGGCTTGGCTTGGCGAATTGTTCATGTCGCTTAGTTTGTTGGGATGCCAACAGAACTTCGTTCAGCGATACCTCAGCATGCCGACTCTGCGCAAAATCCGACAGACCATGCTCGTCAATATTCCTCTGGTAGCGGTACTGTTTTCGCTTCCTTGGCTCGTGGGAATGGGAATCTTTGCTTTATATCACACTTGCGATCCTCTTAAAGCCGGCAACATCGAAAAAATGGATCAAATTCTACCCTACTTCATAATGGACTACTTTTCCAAAGTTCCAGGGGTATGGGGACTCTTCGTTGGAACGCTCTTCAACGGGGCTCTCACTCTAAACATCTCGAACATCAATTCCCTCGCAACGGTCACCTGGGAAGATTTTCTCTCACTTCTTCCAGGTTTCCGGAAAAAGGCCGACAGCTATCAACTGACAGTGATCAAACTTGTTGGCACCATCTATGCCATCCTCATTCTTGGCGTAGGATTTCTCGTCGGACTTCTCTCCGGAGTCATCGAATCTTCAGTTCTTGTCCTATCGGCAACCTCGGGACCTCTTCTAGGTGTCTTCATTCTCGCAATGTTCGTGCCATTTGCCAACTGGAAAGGAGCAGCTCTCGGGATGCTGGTTTCCCATGGTGTGACCGTGTGGATCGTTACCGGTCGTATGATGTACGTAGAAGTGTACGATTCGCTGCTATCGACCTCGATCGAAGGCTGCGTCAGTGATGCCCCGTTTCTAACCAACAGTACCTCGTACATCGTAGTGGACCAGATGAGTAGGATAATGCCCATGGCCGTCCAAGGTGACTCGTTCCTATACCGGATCTACTCCGTGTCGTACATGTACTACGGAGTGTTCGGAACCATCCTGACGGTAGCCGTGGGTTTAGTGTTTAGTTTAGCCACGTGGAGCAGTGTCGATGCGTACAATACGAAGATGTTGCATCCGGCAGTGCGGTGGCTTCATGAACGATCGCCTTTCGGGGGCAAACGGTTCGGGTCATTCGACGTGAACAAGGGTGATAAACTGCCGCCAGCAGCTAAGGTAGTGGTCGTGAGTAATCTGACGGTTAAGGACTCCGGGAAGAGTTGA